A DNA window from Acidobacteriota bacterium contains the following coding sequences:
- the tilS gene encoding tRNA lysidine(34) synthetase TilS: MNQPVQDRVASYVREQGLLRAGDRVGVAVSGGPDSVALLRVLLELRADLGIVVAAVVHFNHKLRGKESEADEGFVQGLAGQHGLEFRRAEGNTAAAAAAGGEGVEAAARKLRYEFFEDVLRREGMDCIATGHTLDDQAETVLMRV, encoded by the coding sequence CAGGACCGCGTAGCGAGCTACGTCCGCGAGCAAGGATTGCTGCGCGCGGGCGACCGCGTGGGCGTGGCCGTCTCGGGCGGGCCGGACTCGGTCGCGCTGCTGCGCGTGCTGCTCGAGCTGCGCGCGGATCTGGGGATCGTGGTCGCGGCCGTCGTCCACTTCAACCACAAGCTGCGCGGCAAGGAGTCGGAGGCGGACGAGGGCTTCGTACAGGGGCTCGCGGGACAACACGGCCTCGAGTTCCGGCGCGCCGAAGGCAATACCGCCGCGGCCGCCGCGGCGGGCGGCGAGGGTGTGGAAGCGGCGGCACGCAAGCTGCGCTACGAATTCTTCGAGGACGTGTTGCGGCGCGAGGGGATGGACTGCATCGCGACCGGGCACACGCTCGACGACCAGGCGGAGACAGTCCTGATGCGCGTGC